From Staphylococcus sp. IVB6214:
TTTGATATGCTTGCTTCATTTGTTCAATATCTGCACCATCTGCAAATACTTGTACATTTAAATTCGTCATAAATGTGCCTCCTATTGTTTCTACATTATATTTATATTAAAGTTATACCATTTTTCTATTATTAAAGGCTATTGTTAAGCTTTACTTCCATAGAAAATATAGAAATGGTGCTTTATTCTTCGTCGTTAAATATGCTATTATTACAAGCGATAATAAAGGAGGCAGTTCCATGTCCAAATCGAAAAAATACTTTTACTTAACCGTGATATTCATCATGATAAGTTTTTACTTCAATACACAAAACCCGATACTCAACCACCAATTTGACTCGATCGTAAAAATTATTATTGCGAGCAGTGTGATTAATGCAATTATACTTATTATTGCGATACAATTCGCCGACAAATCAGTAAAGTATTTACCCGAAAAGAAAAGCTGGATTCATCGAGCAGCCAAAAGTTTACCTTGGATACTACTTTTTGTTTTAATCTTCCATCTTATCACTGCAATCCGAACTTTTGGCATTATTTAACGTAAGAGGAGCGACAAGTCTTTGAAATATTTCATTATTTTTGTTGGTGGAAGTTTAGGTGCCTTATTGCGATATACACTATCCTATCTACCGTATTTCCATCAATTGCCTATTGGGACGTTTATCGCCAATCTTTTAGGTGCCTTTTTGATGGGGTTCATAACTGCCTTAACGACGCAATTATTCTATAAGTATCCATTCATTAAAAAAGGGATTGCAACAGGTTTTGTCGGTGCTTTTACAACATTTTCTACCTTTCAATTTGAATTGAACGCATTATTTGAAACACACGCTTGGTACTTGTTAATATCTTATGCTTTATTCAGCTATGTTGGTGGTATGTTATGTTGCTTTTTAGGATATCGAATCGGGGTGAGACCACTTTGACAATTATGATGGTGCTACTTGGCGGTGGCATTGGAGCAATATTGCGTGCAATCATAACAGATATCATTGCGTATGTGCATCGGTCATCGTTCCCTATCGCAACTGCAGTCATCAACCTTATTGGAAGTTGTTTCATCGGTATGCTCGGTGGCATATTGTTGTCATCCACACCAGCATATACATTCTTTATCACAGGTATACTCGGTGGTTTTACGACATTTTCGACTGTACAACTTGAACTTGTACAATTAATGGAAAAGCGCCAAAGCCTAACATTCATTGGTTATAGTTTATTACAATATATCGGCTGTTTTATCAGTTGTTACATTGGAACACATATCGTTTAAACTACAGAAAGCCTGTATGCTGTCATTGCAGCATACAGGTTTTTATTAGTTATATGATTCAATCTCTTCCATAATAGCTTGTAATTCGTTTACATCGTATTGGATACGACCATGGAATACATATTTGTTGAAGAATTCATCAAGTTGCTCAGGTCCAACAAGTACCTTCGTCGTACTTTGCGGTGCATAGCTTGATAATGTCACATCACCATCTTGTTTCGGATTGAAATATAAGATTGGCGTTGGCGTATATTTATTGTTTAGCTGACGTTGCAGCTTCTCTGCTACCGCTTCTAAATGTTCGATTTGCTCAGAATAATCAACAATAGAAAGTTTACGAGCGTTATCTTCACTCTCATCAAGCACGATTGTTTGTGGTGCTGTTTCATCAAGGTGTAGCGTTTTGAATACTTGCTCCATCATTGGATTGTCCGCAAATTGATTGCGACTAATCCCTTGATACACATGTCCTTTTAACAGTTGTGAATCGATGATGTATAAACCTGTGCGCGTTAATACTAAATGACTAATACGTGTAATATTGTCTAAATCATTTGTAGGCATAAAGATATTCGCCATAATATGCATATCTTCTGGTCGGATACGCTTCTCTCTAACGAGTCGTTCACGAATGCCAATCAAACGCATATCCGTCACGTATTCACTATTGTTTTTCGAAAAGACTTTTAATGCATCAATTTCTCTGTCTTTCGAAGCCACCATCGTTTCATAATCTTCTTTATGCTTTGTTTCCACTTTTTTCTTTTCAATTCTTACCTTTTCAAGTGCTTCTTGGTGTGACTGTGTTAATTTTTCTTCTTTTTCTTTGTATTGTGTTTCAATTCTTTGTTGTGCTTTCTTTTTGCGATTCAGTGCAACTAAAAACATAATAAAACAAATAACTGCAATCCCTACGGCAACATACAAGCCTATTTCCATTGGGCCAAACTGTGTCATTTTTAAAATCCTTCCTTTTGTTTACATTTATACAATACGCTATAAATTCATTATTGAGCTGTATACGCTTGAACTGCCTCTTTCAATACGTCTACTTTGTCTGTTTTCTCCCATGGCAATTCAACATCTGTACGTCCGAAGTGTCCGTACGCTGCTGTTTGTTTATAGATTGGACGTTGTAAGTCTAACATTTGGATGATACCGGCTGGTCTCAAGTCAAAGTGAGAACGCACTGCTTGAATCAATGACTCCTCAGAAACAGTACCCGTTCCAAACGTATCAATAGCGATAGATACTGGCTGTGCGACACCAATCGCATATGCCAATTGAACTTCACATTTATCAGCAAATCCTGCAGCTACGATATTTTTAGCTACATAGCGTGCCGCATAAGCTGCTGAACGGTCCACTTTCGTTGGATCTTTACCTGAGAATGCACCCCCGCCATGTCGTGCGTATCCACCATATGTGTCTACGATAATTTTTCGACCTGTCAGACCTGCATCACCTTGTGGTCCACCGATTACAAAACGACCTGTTGGATTGATGAAAAATTTCGTTTCATCATCCAATAACGTCTCAGGTACTACTGGATAGATGACATACTCTTTAATGTCTCGTTGAATTTGATCAAGTGCAACTTCTTCGTGATGTTGTGATGATATAACAATCGTATCGATACGCTTCGGTTGATCGTTCTCATCATATTCAACAGTCACTTGAACCTTTCCATCTGGACGTAAATAGTCTAATGTGCCATCTTTTCTAACATCTGTCAGACGTTTCGCTAATTTATGCGATAAATCAATTGGTAGTGGCATAAATGATGCTGTCTCATTTGTTGCATAACCAAACATAAGTCCTTGGTCACCTGCACCAATATTCAATACTTCGTCATTCGATGCATCTCGATATTCCAATGCACGGTCTACACCTTGTGCAATATCAGGAGATTGTTCGTCAATCGCAGTTAATACAGACATTGTTTTATAATCATAACCATACTTAGCACGTGTGTAACCAATCTGCTTAACGGTTTCACGTACTACTTTAGGGATATCCACATATGTCGACGTAGTTATTTCCCCTGCGATGAGAGCCATACCTGTTGTTACTGTTGTTTCACAAGCAACACGTGCATGACTATCTCCTTTCAGAATTTCATCAAGTATTGCATCTGAAATTTGGTCAGCAATCTTATCCGGATGACCTTCAGTAACAGACTCTGAAGTAAATAATCGTTTATTATTTGTCATAATATGCTCCTTTAAAAATAGATTACGAACACTCTCTTTATCTGAGCTCAAATAAAAAGAGCCTTTCACCACTACGGCACATACATAGAG
This genomic window contains:
- the crcB gene encoding fluoride efflux transporter CrcB, with protein sequence MKYFIIFVGGSLGALLRYTLSYLPYFHQLPIGTFIANLLGAFLMGFITALTTQLFYKYPFIKKGIATGFVGAFTTFSTFQFELNALFETHAWYLLISYALFSYVGGMLCCFLGYRIGVRPL
- a CDS encoding CrcB family protein, whose product is MMVLLGGGIGAILRAIITDIIAYVHRSSFPIATAVINLIGSCFIGMLGGILLSSTPAYTFFITGILGGFTTFSTVQLELVQLMEKRQSLTFIGYSLLQYIGCFISCYIGTHIV
- a CDS encoding nuclease-related domain-containing protein, whose amino-acid sequence is MTQFGPMEIGLYVAVGIAVICFIMFLVALNRKKKAQQRIETQYKEKEEKLTQSHQEALEKVRIEKKKVETKHKEDYETMVASKDREIDALKVFSKNNSEYVTDMRLIGIRERLVREKRIRPEDMHIMANIFMPTNDLDNITRISHLVLTRTGLYIIDSQLLKGHVYQGISRNQFADNPMMEQVFKTLHLDETAPQTIVLDESEDNARKLSIVDYSEQIEHLEAVAEKLQRQLNNKYTPTPILYFNPKQDGDVTLSSYAPQSTTKVLVGPEQLDEFFNKYVFHGRIQYDVNELQAIMEEIESYN
- the metK gene encoding methionine adenosyltransferase — its product is MTNNKRLFTSESVTEGHPDKIADQISDAILDEILKGDSHARVACETTVTTGMALIAGEITTSTYVDIPKVVRETVKQIGYTRAKYGYDYKTMSVLTAIDEQSPDIAQGVDRALEYRDASNDEVLNIGAGDQGLMFGYATNETASFMPLPIDLSHKLAKRLTDVRKDGTLDYLRPDGKVQVTVEYDENDQPKRIDTIVISSQHHEEVALDQIQRDIKEYVIYPVVPETLLDDETKFFINPTGRFVIGGPQGDAGLTGRKIIVDTYGGYARHGGGAFSGKDPTKVDRSAAYAARYVAKNIVAAGFADKCEVQLAYAIGVAQPVSIAIDTFGTGTVSEESLIQAVRSHFDLRPAGIIQMLDLQRPIYKQTAAYGHFGRTDVELPWEKTDKVDVLKEAVQAYTAQ